In one window of Festucalex cinctus isolate MCC-2025b chromosome 14, RoL_Fcin_1.0, whole genome shotgun sequence DNA:
- the LOC144001630 gene encoding uncharacterized protein LOC144001630 — protein MKKQQVVSSNLLQESRTHQTGPSLKTSCQNWALPGIGKVAKACLHGGVHFLPGTDGVCGHHSKKLEKPAKQDAASRLTWSDSFPRRFRHHRSGTQEGRKFQPPGPLNVGCRLHGDPAHSSKLPSVSRHLQPVLQTPHELITSQVPLGLQIKVSGQRDGLGISIAGGKGSLPYKDHDEGIFISRVTKGGPSEKAGVHVGDRLLEVNNLSMQGATHLEAVRALRNAGSCIKMKVLREGADVKRQVTDDAENAASRRPSGHNAAECQKSTPQKAEGKEDCSTKKMDVVCNGNGITDCKSNLRRSQTEAEALAKRNDLHLDKNTMKIPRIILTHPSTSDEDVELLPQAPSREAHHDSDIPECSVPLECFDSAFYPP, from the exons ATGAAGAAG CAGCAGGTGGTGTCTTCCAATCTGCTCCAGGAGAGTAGAACTCATCAAACTGGTCCGTCCCTCAAGACCAGCTGCCAAAACTGGGCCCTTCCTGGCATTGGCAAGGTAGCGAAAGCGTGTCTGCACGGGGGCGTCCACTTCCTCCCAGGCACTGATGGCGTATGTGGTCACCATTCAAAGAAATTGGAGAAACCGGCTAAG CAGGATGCCGCGAGCCGGCTGACGTGGAGTGATAGCTTCCCACGTCGATTTCGCCACCACAGAAGTGGCACTCAAGAGGGACGGAAATTTCAGCCGCCCGGACCTCTTAATGTCGGATGCCGTCTCCATGGAGACCCTGCCCACAGTTCAAAGCTCCCCTCCGTCAGCAGGCATCTACAGCCTGTTTTGCAGACACCTCATGAATTGATCACCTCACAAGTGCCATTAGGG TTACAGATTAAAGTATCAGGCCAGAGGGACGGTCTGGGTATAAGCATAGCTGGTGGGAAAGGTTCTTTGCCTTACAAAGATCATGACGAG ggtatttttatttccagAGTCACAAAAGGGGGGCCCTCGGAAAAAGCAGGGGTCCATGTTGGAGACAGATTACTGgag GTCAACAACCTCAGCATGCAGGGAGCGACCCACCTGGAGGCCGTCCGAGCCCTGAGGAACGCCGGAAGCTGCATTAAAATGAAAGTGCTGCGGGAAGGGGCGGACGTGAAACGGCAGGTGACAGATGACGCTGAGAATGCTGCGAGCCGGCGGCCGAGCGGCCACAACGCCGCCGAATGCCAAAAGAGCACGCCGCAGAAGGCGGAGGGCAAGGAAGACTGTTCgaccaagaaaatggatgtggtGTGCAACGGCAATGGCATT actGATTGCAAGAGTAACTTGCGGAGGTCTCAGACGGAGGCAGAGGCCTTGGCCAAAAGAAATGATTTGCATTTGGACAAAAACACAATGAAA ATCCCGCGGATCATCCTCACTCATCCCTCTACGTCTGATGAAGATGTGGAGCTGTTGCCACAAGCTCCCAGCAGAGAGGCACATCACGACTCTGACATTCCCGAGTGCAGTGTCCCTTTGGAATGCTTTGACAGCGCCTTTTATCCACCTTGA